GCGAGACAAGGCGCACTACTTCGGCGCGTTCGAGCGCACCCAGCAGGACACGTTCCAGGTCGTCAACACGCTCGGGCTCTTCCCCGACCAGGACGGCGTGTTCGGCACGCCTTACCGCGAGACGCTGCTGACCGGCAAGATGACCTCGCAGCTCAACGCGCAGCACTACCTCTCGGTGCGCTACGGCCGCAACACGAACTCGCAGCCGTACGGGGCGGGCACGCGGTCGGTGCCGAGCAACTGGGGGACGAGCGAAAACTCCTTCAACTCGGTGAACCTGAACCACAACTGGGTGCTGGGCGGATCGCGGCTGAACGAGTTCATCTTCCAGTACGCGGACTTCCGCAACCACATCGGCGCCAACAGCGGCGACCCGACGCAGAACTTCCCGAACGGCGTGTCGATCGGGCAGAACGGCAATACGCCCCAGACCACCGAACAGAAGAAGTGGCAGTTCCGCGATGACTTCTCGTGGCACATGGAGGGTATGGGCGGTTTGGGCCACGACTTCAAGACGGGCGTGAACTTCATCAACGAACCGCGCCTGTTCATCACGTTCAACACCGGCACGAACGACTTCACGTACAACCACCTGACGAACGACCTCAACGGGCCGCTCTCGACCGTCACCCGGAACGGTGGCGCGGCCGAGGCGAACATCCCGCTGAAGCAGTACGCGTGGTACATCCAGGACGACTTCCGGGCGACGTCGCGACTGACCTTCAATCTGGGGCTGCGATACGACTACATCGACGGCTACCAGATCGATCAGGCGAAGAACCCGAACTTCGTCGCGATCCAGAACGCCGGACGCGCGGGCCTGCTGGCCGGTATCAAAGGCCTCGAGAACGCCGGCAAGGATCCGAAGGAAGACTCGAACAACTGGCAGCCGCGCGTCGGGATGGCCTGGGACGTCAGGGGCGACGGCAAGGACGTCGTCCGCGCCGGCTGGGGCATCTACATGGACATGGGCTACACGAACTCGAACGTGCTGTTCCCGGCGATCGACGCGACGGGCATCGGCTCGGGTTCCGTCTTCAACGTGGACAACCCGAATGGCATTCGGAATCCGAACGGGTCGTTCTACCAGGTGGGTCAGCCCATTTCGAACATCACGAGCCAGAACCAGGCGGATCCGAACTCGCTGCCGCTCATCGGCCAGTGGCTCGACCCGCGGCTGCAGATGCCCTACACGCGCCAGACGGCGGTGGGCTGGTCGCACGAGCTGATGGCGAGCACGGTGTTCACGTTCGATTTCGTCCGGGCGGACGGCCGCGATCTGAACACGCGGCCGCGCATCAACACGCGGCCGGTGGGGCAGCCCACCGCGCCCCGGCGGCTGGCGTTCGTGGGCCTGAACCCGAACGCGGCTGGCACGCGCGGAGCGATCAGCCGCGCGGAAAGCAAGTACACCGCGGCGATGTTCGGTCTCAAGCGTCGCATGATGGACGGCATCGACCTGACGCTGACCTACACGCTCGCGGAGGCGAAGAGCCAGATCGGCACGGCGGCCGACGAGCTCAACTCCAACAACCTGCAGGAGGCGGAGCTGCTCTTCGACGACCCGCGGACGTACGGGCCCACCTCACGCACCGACGCGCGGCATTCGGGCACCATCGCCGGCGTGTTCTTGGTGAAGGGCTTCACGATTTCGCCGTTCTTCATCTACCGATCGCGGCTGCCCGTGTCGCTCACCGAGGGCGTGGATCGGAACCGCAACGGTGAGAACAACGACCTGCCGGACAAGGCGTATCAGTTCGACGGGGTCGGTAACCCGCCGAAGGAGATCGGCAACTGCGAGACGTGGAACTGCGGCCGCGGGGCGTGGCGCACGCAGATGAACCTGCGCGT
This DNA window, taken from Acidobacteriota bacterium, encodes the following:
- a CDS encoding TonB-dependent receptor, with the translated sequence MRDFTKCATFVTALLLAAGMASAQQTSGNISGRVVDEQQAALPGATVTAKNVDTGFSRSATTDGEGIYRLTALPVGNYDLVTEIAGFGRNERKGIVLNVGQTLTIDVAMRLAGVQENVTVTGESPLIEATASSVGGVVDVRRIENLPLNGRQFANLAATIPGVGLGFHSDPTKSTQYSPQINGGNGRNLNYQIDGGDNNDDTVGGLLQLFPLEAIQEFNFVTSRAKAEAGRSNGGVMNIVTKSGTNDPHGSWFTLFRDDAMNAKTETERLAKTDKQDYRRYQYDGSFGGPIVRDKAHYFGAFERTQQDTFQVVNTLGLFPDQDGVFGTPYRETLLTGKMTSQLNAQHYLSVRYGRNTNSQPYGAGTRSVPSNWGTSENSFNSVNLNHNWVLGGSRLNEFIFQYADFRNHIGANSGDPTQNFPNGVSIGQNGNTPQTTEQKKWQFRDDFSWHMEGMGGLGHDFKTGVNFINEPRLFITFNTGTNDFTYNHLTNDLNGPLSTVTRNGGAAEANIPLKQYAWYIQDDFRATSRLTFNLGLRYDYIDGYQIDQAKNPNFVAIQNAGRAGLLAGIKGLENAGKDPKEDSNNWQPRVGMAWDVRGDGKDVVRAGWGIYMDMGYTNSNVLFPAIDATGIGSGSVFNVDNPNGIRNPNGSFYQVGQPISNITSQNQADPNSLPLIGQWLDPRLQMPYTRQTAVGWSHELMASTVFTFDFVRADGRDLNTRPRINTRPVGQPTAPRRLAFVGLNPNAAGTRGAISRAESKYTAAMFGLKRRMMDGIDLTLTYTLAEAKSQIGTAADELNSNNLQEAELLFDDPRTYGPTSRTDARHSGTIAGVFLVKGFTISPFFIYRSRLPVSLTEGVDRNRNGENNDLPDKAYQFDGVGNPPKEIGNCETWNCGRGAWRTQMNLRVSRAFRIYGNARIEAIGEIFNLFNAKNPTGFRAGRLLAGNPNPLFMQPTTYAGDFQAGEQRVGQVGFRFSF